The following is a genomic window from Dermatophilaceae bacterium Soc4.6.
TGCACCCCCGGGGGTGGACCGAGATCAGCGCGGTGTGCACCGACCCCTCGGCTCGGGGTCAGGGCCTGGCCTCGAGGCTCGTCGCCGCCGTCACGGCCGGGATCCACGCCCGCGGCGAGGGCGCCTTCCTGCACGTGCTCGCGACCAACCAGGGTGCGGCGCGCGTCTACGCAGGCCTCGGCTTCACCGTGCACCGGACCCTCGACATCGTCGTCGTCCGCCCACCCGCCTGACCCCCCCACCCCCCCTGCTGCGTTCCGAACTAGGGAAACCCGCTGTTCTGACCCCCGCTTCACCCTGGAACCAAGGGTTTCCCTAGTTCGGAACGCGGGGGCGGGGGGCGGGGAAGGCGGGGGCGGGGGGCGGGGGTCAGGCGTCGGGGTTGCGCTTGACGATCGCTGCGGTCAGCGTGGTCGCGAAGGCGACCCAGGCGGCATACGGGGCGAGGAGGGCGCCCGAGGTGGGGTCGTGCCGGGCGCTGCGGCGCAGCAGGTCGATGGTCGACACCTCGAGCAGGAGGATCTCGGCGAGGGCGAGCTTCGGCCGCTTGGCGGTGAAGAAGACCCAGGTCCAGCCGATGTTGAGCACGAGGTTGATCCCCAGGGCCACCTGGTAGCGGCGCCGATCGCCCGGGTCCTCGATGCGGTCGATGGTACGCGCCGACGCGACGGCGATGAGTGAGTAGAGCGTGGTCCACGCCGGGCCGAAGACCCAGCCGGGCGGCTCCCACGCCGGCTTGGTGAGCCGGGCGTACCAGGCCGACCGCACGTCGGTGCCGAGGCCGCCGACGACGGCCGTGGTCACGAGCGCGGCACCCGTCACGGGCAGGGAGCGGGGGAGCGTGGCGGTCATGGTCGTCGAGGTCCTCAGGTCGGGGGTGGGGTGGCAGACGGTCAGGTGCCGCTGATGGCCTTCAGTCGCTCGAGCGCCTCGCGCCGCTCGACGGCGTGGTCGACGATCGGGGCCGGGTAGTCGTCGGGCGGCTGAGGCAGCGACCACGGTGCGTGCACCGCCGCTCCCGGTATGCCGCGCAGCTGCGGCACCCAGCGGCGCACGTAGTCGCCGTCGGGGTCGAACTTCTCGCCCTGGGCGACGGGGTTGAAGACGCGGAAGTACGGCGCTGCGTCGGTGCCCGTGCCGGCCGTCCACTGCCACCCGTGCTGGTTGTTGGCCAGGTCGCCGTCGATGAGGTGGTCCATGAAGTGCTGCGCCCCCTGGGTCCACTCCAGGTGCAGGTCCTTGACCAGGAAGGACGCCACGACCATCCGCACGCGGTTGTGCATCCAGCCCTCGGCGAGCAGCTGACGCATGCCCGCGTCGACGATCGGATAGCCGGTCTCGCCCCGCTGCCACGCCGAAAACCGTTGCGCAGCAACGTCACCGGTGTCGTACTGCATGTGCTTGAACGCCGGCTTGAGGTAGTCGTGCGCGCTGCTCGGCCAGTGGTGGAGCACCTGGGCGTAGAAGTCGCGCCAGCAGATCTGGCGGCGATAGGCCTCGTGGGCCAGGTCGAGATCGGCGAGGATCGTGCGCGGGTGGATCGTGCCGAGCTTGAGGTGCGGCGACATGCGCGACGTCTCGTCGATGTCGGGCCGGTTGCGCTGCTTCGGATACCGGCGAAGACCGTTCTCGCAGAACAGCTTCCACGCTTCGTGGGCCGCGACCTCGCCCGCGGGCGGCAGCTCTGCGTCGACGGCCGGGTCGTCGGGGATCCCGTCGCCGTCGACGACCAGCCACGACACGTGGGCCGGGTCGGAGTCGGCCGGCCGCCGCCACCCGTGCTCGCTCCACGCGCGGTAGAAGGGTGTGAAGACCTTGTAGGGCGTGCCGTCACCCTTGAGCACCCGGCCGGGGGCAACGGCATACGGGCTGCCGGTGGGCACGAGCGGCACCTCGCCGAGCGCCTGCGCCACCCGGGCGTCGCGGCGGGCGCCGTACGGCGCGTAGTCGGCGCTGATGTGCACGGCCGTGGCGCCGATCTCGCGCGAGAGGGCGGGCACAACCTCGTCGGGTCGGCCGGTGCGCACGACCAGACCGCCGCCGTGGCTCTCGAGGTCGGCGTGCAGCGCCCTCAGGGTGCGCAGGAGATATGCCGTGCGGGGTGCCCCGCTGCGATGCAGCAGCTCGTCGTCGAGCACGAAAAGCGCTGTCACCGGGCCCTGCTCGGCCGCCGCCATGAGCGCGGCGTGGTCACGCAGCCGCAGGTCGCGGCGGAACCACAGGACGGAGGGGGCCGGCTCAGCCACGGGGACGCTCGTGCCGGTCGTTGTCCTGCTCGTCGGCGATGGCCTGCTCGAAGAGCGGCGGCAGGTAGCGCAGCATCAGCACGGACCAGGTCAGGTGGGTCAGGGCTGGGGCCTGCACCCCGCCCGAGGCGCGCCGCTGCACCCCGAAGAGGGTGCCCATGACGGCAGCGGCAGCAATCAGCGCCGGGTTGCGCGTGGCGAGGGTGGCCGCCGTGTAGAGCGCGGTCGAGGTGGCCACGGGGTGCTCGTCACCGACGGTGGCGAAGAGCGCCCCCCGGAAGAACAGCTCCTCACCGATGCCGTTGGCGCACGTGGTGAGGACGACCAGCGGCAGGTCGCCCTCGTCGGCGAAACGCAGGATGTTGCCGATCGCGCTCTCCAGGAACGGGATCTGCCGGGCGACCAGGGCCAGACCGTAGAACGTGCCGAAGGCGGCGACGCCCGTCATCACCGGGGTGACGATCGGCAGGCGCGTGATGTCGTCGCGTCCGCGGATGCGGCCCACGTGCAGGGGCCCGGAGGCGAAGGCGCCGATGGTCCAGGTCGCGGCGACGGCTCCGGTGGCGAGGTAGAACCGGCCCGAGCCCGGCTTCGTCGACAGCGACAGCCCCAGCAGCCCTGCGCCGGTGAGGCCGACGGCGGTCACGACGCGCTTGCGGCGCGAGATGACCGACTCGCTCTCACTGGGCACCACCGGCGTCTGCTCGGTGATGGGCAGCGGCAGCCACCCGACGATGTGGCGGGCCTGGCGGCGCACCCGGTCGAACGCACTCACGCCTTGTCCTCCTGCTTCAGCCGCTCCTTCCGCTCGGCCAGGGCGGTGCGAACGGCGTCGTCGTACCCCATCGGCTCGAAGGGCACGAGACGGCGGATGGAGTCGTCGCGCACGACGACCTCGTTGCCCATCGAGTCGATGAGCGAGCGTGCGGTCTGTCCGTCGACGTCGGTGACGAAGCTCAACCACCGCGACGACAGCGACGGCGTGAGCAGGGGCACGGGCACGAGCACGAGGGGACGGCCCTGCACGTCGGCGACCCGCTTCATCATCGTGGCGTAGCGCAGCACCTCGGGGCCTCCGATGTCGAAGGCCTCCCCCGAGGCGCCCTCGAGCCCGAGCACCCCGATGAGGTAGCGCACGACGTCGTCGATCGCGATCGGCTGCGTTCTGGTCTGCACCCACTTGGGCGTGATCATCGCCGGCAGGTGCTCGACGAGCTGTCGGGTCAGCTCCCAGGAGATGCCCTCGTCGCCGACGATGATGCCCGCGCGCAGCGTCGTGACGGGCACCTGGGCGTCGGCGAGCAGCTGCTCGACCTCGCGGCGGCTGCGCAGGTGGGCCGACAGGTCGTCGCGGTCGTCGCCGAGGCCGCCGAGGTAGATGATCTGGCCGATCCCGGTGGTGCGGGCCGCTCGCCCGAACGACCCGGCGGCCTGCGCGTCCTTGGTCTCGAAGTCGGCGCTGTCGAGCGAGTGCACGAGGTAGTAGGCCGCCTCGCAGCCCTCCATCGCCGTGACGATCGAGCTCTCGTCGTCGACGTCCCCGAAGACGGCGGTGCCCGGCCCGTGGTAGACACCCGGATTGCGGGTCATGGCGACGACGTCGTGGCCGGCCTCGACGAGAGCGGGGGTGAGTCGTCGACCGACGAAGCCGGAGGCCCCTGCGACGAGGACCTTCACGAGCAGCACAGGCGGTAGGCGGTCACCCCACCAACCTCCCACAGCCACGCTCCCCCCGCAGCAGTGACCCGGCCCTACAGTGCTTGTCACAGCCGACGAGCACGCTCCGGGCCCCCCCGGCGCCTGCCCCACCCGCGAGGAGCCCCATGAGATACGTCAAGAACGCCTGGTACGTCGTCGCCTGGTCGACCGAGGTCGCCCGTGACCCGGTCTCGCGCCGCGTGGGTGACGACCCGCTGGTCCTCTTCCGCACGCAGGACGGCACGGCCGTCTGCCTCAGCGACCGCTGCGCCCACCGGGGCTACCCGCTCTCGGCCGGCCGCGTCGTCGGCGACTCGGTCGAGTGCGGCTACCACGGCTTCACCTTCGGGTGCGACGGTGTCTGCACGCGGGTGCCCGGCCAGTCGACCGTCCCCGGCAAGGCCCGCGTGCGCACCTATCCCCTGCACGAGAAGGACGGCTGGGTCTGGGTCTGGACCGGTGACCCCGCCCTCGCCGACCCGGCCGCCCTGCCCGACACGCACTGGATGACCGACCCCGGGTGGGCGACGGTCACGCACTCCTACCGCTTCGAGTGCCGCGCCGACCTGATCCACGACAACCTGCTCGACCTGACCCACGAGTCGTTCATTCACCGCACCACGGTCGGCGACGACTACATCTACGAGCACGGCATCACCGTCGAGGTCGACGGCACCACCGTGACGGTCGACCGGCTCATGCCGGGCGTCGAGGCGCCTCCCCTGTATGCCGCCACCATGGGCATCGAGGGTCTCTACGACCGCTTCCATGCCACGCAGTTCCACGTGCCTGGGCACCTGACCCTGCACTCCGGCATCACCGGGCAGGGCCGGCCTCGCGAGGAGGGCTACCTCATCAAGGTGCTCAACGCGGTCACCCCGCTCGACGAGCACACCGCCCACTACTACTACGCCTTCTCCCGCAACTTCGCCGTCGACGACGACGCCGCCACCGAGGAGCTGCGCACCGGCCTCGGGGTCGTGCTCGACGAGGACGCCGAGGCGCTGCGGCTGCAGGAGCTCGCCCTCGCCTCCCGCCCGCCGGGGGAGCGCGACCGGCTCGTCGCGCAGGATGCCGGCGTGGCCAAGGCCCGCCACGTCATGGCGCGCCTGCTGGCCGCCGAGTCGCCCCTGCCGACGGCCTGACGTGTGGCTCCTGGTGCGGGCCAACGCCGTCGCCGAGGCCCCTGACGGCTCGGCGACCCTGGCCGCGAGCCCCGACTCCGGCGAGCGGGACGACACCTGGCGGTGGAGTGTCATCCGCCGCCGGGACGCCGCCGGCGCCCTCGAGGTCGTCGCCGAGACCGACCCGGCCCACGTCGTCGTGGTGGCGCAGGAGCGGCCCGTCCGCGCCGCCGCCGCGGTCGTCCTCGACCGGGCTGCGGGGGAGGCGATCGTGCTCACCGTGCTCGCGGGCCGCCACCTCGCCCAGCACACCGGCGGGCCGTGGCGGCGGCTGCTCGGCGAGGGCGACGTCCTCGTCGTCGAGGGCGAGCAGGCCGACTCCGTCACCGTCACCGGCGTCAGCAGCGGTCGGCTCAGCGTGGTCCGGCTCAGCGCCACGAGCCGGCTGCCGCTGCGGTGGTCGCCGTGACGGCGTGAGTACCGGTCGTCGGTCGGTCGGTCGGAACGGGCCAGCAGGCCGCGCCCTCACCCCCCCGTCAGATCGTGAAGGCCTGAATGCTCAGCTGATGCACCGAGGCAGCGGCACAGGCGTCGACGGCATACGGCACATAGGCCGCGCTGGTGGTGCCGGGCAGGTAGACCCGGAAGCCAGCAGCCTGGGTGAGGTCACAGGTCGGGCCGTAGTTGGCGGCCTGCGCGACCAGGATGAGGGCTACTGCGGTCTTGCCCGGCTCGAGGCGGATCAGGGGGCTGGGGACGACGGGGGCGCGGTCGGCGGGCGCACCGATCTGCTTGCCCGTGCCGGGGGCGACGAACGACACCCCGGCGTAGCCCTGCGTGACGCACGGCGTGGTGCCGGTGTTGCTGACCACCAGCCGGAGCCCGACGTGCCCCGCGGATGCCTGCCCGGCCTCGATGCGGATGGTCGTCTGCGCGGGCTGGCAGGTGGGCAGGCCCGAGGCGCCCTGGTCGGCGCCGGCGGGGGCGCCGGTCCCACCGGAGGGGGTGGTCGCCGGTGTGCTGCTCGGCGAGGCGCTGGTCGCGCTGGGGCTGCCGGACGCATCCGTGCTGGGAGGCAGCGTCGCCGTCGGCATGGGCCCGGATCCGACCGCCCCCACTGTGCCGGTCGTGTCGCTCCCACCACTGCTGGTGCAGGCCGCGAGACCCACGAGGGCGAGCGCCGCGACCGCCGCGCCGCCCGAGACGGACAGGCGGCGCCGGGTCGAGCGGGTCAGGAAGTCTGGATGACGCACGGTGGGTCCCCTTCGAGCGATGACGAGCCGGTGGGCACCACTCACGCGGTGCGGGAGGTGCCGGACTTTCCGGTCACCGAGGCTACACAGGTGCCCACCGCCACCAGTCGACCACGGGCCGCAGAGGCGCCGGGGGCGGGGGGTGGGTCAGGCGCCCTCGGCGGTCGCCGGCACGACGACGGGACGCACCCGGGCCCACGTCGCGAAGGCGACGGAGACGACGACCATGGCGACCCCGGCATACAGGTTGGCGTTGACACCACCGGTCTTGGCCGTCTCGGGGTCACCGAAGAGGCCCATGGCCACCAGGACGACGCCGTAGATGCCGAGGAGCCCGGCGATGATGTTGCGGATGTCGAAGGCGCCGGCGCGGTGGTTGCCGGTCGAGTCAGGCGAGTCCGGCGTGTCGGTCGAGTCGGTCACGGGGTTCCCTTTCTGGGGGGTCAGGCGAAGATGGTGTTGAGCACGACGACCATGCCGAGGGCCACGAGCGCGAGGGGGATCGTGCGGCGGAACCACGGGAAGGTCTTCTCCTGCGGGTCGACGAGGTCCTCGCGCGGCGTCTCGGAGTAGACCAGGCCGCGCAGCTCGCTCACCGGTTTGGGGGTCGTGACGAGCGAGACGCCGACCGAGACCGCGACGTCGACCACGAAGGCCGCCGCAGCCGCGACGAAGGCCGCGCCCTGCCCCGCCAGCGGGATGACGCCGAGGCTGGCCGCGCCGAAGGCGTCCTGGCTGAGGAAGGCCACCGCGACGGCCGAGGCCGTGCCGCTGACGAGGCCGACCCAGCCGGCGGTCGGCGTCATCCGCCGCCAGAACATGCCGACGATGAAGGTCGCGAAGAGTGGCGCGTTGAAGAAGCCGAAGAGCGTCTGGATGTAGTCCATGACGTTGGAGAACGAGCTGGCGAAGAAAGCCGTGAAGATGGCGACGACCGTCGCGCCCACGGTCGCCAGACGGCCGATCCGCAGGTAGTAGTCGTCGTGGTGGTCGGGGCGCACGTAGCGCTGCCACAGGTCGATGCTGAAGACGGTGTTGAAGGCCGAGATGTTGGCCGCCATGCCCGCCATGAAGGCGGCGAGCAGGCCGGCGATCGCCACCCCGAGCAGCCCGTTGGGCAGGATGTCGCGCATCAGCAGCAGGATCGCGTCGTTGTACTTCACGGTGCCTGATGCGCCGCCGGACGGCGAGCCGCCGTCCTTCAGCTGCTGGATCTCGGGCACGAGCACCGCAGCGACCATGCCGGGGATGATGACGACGAAGGGGATGAACATCTTGGGGAACGCGCCGATGATGGGGGTCTTGCGCGCTGACGAGATCGAGCTGGTCGCCATCGCGCGCTGCACCTCGACGAAGTTGGTCGTCCAGTAGCCGAAGGACAGGACGAAGCCGAGGCCGAACACGATGCCGATGACCGACAGCACCGGGTTGTCGAAGCTCGACAGCGCCTGACCCGGCCACGAGTGCAGCTGCTGGTCGGCCGAGGCCACCTTCGCGTCGGCCGGGGCCGCGGCCGCCGCCGCGGTGATCTTGTCCTTGAGGCCGCTGTAGCCGCCGACGCGGTTGAGGCCGATCAGGGTGAGCGGCAGCAGCGCGGCGATGATGACGAAGAACTGCAGCACCTCGTTGTAGATCGCGGCGGAGAGGCCACCGAGCGTGATGTAGGACAGGACGACCGCGGCCGCCACGATGAGGGCCAGCCACAGCGGCCACCCGAGCAGGGCCTGGATGATCGACCCCAGCAGGTAGAGGTTGACGCCGGCGATGAGCAGCTGGGCCACGGCGAAGCTGAAGGCGTTGACCAGGTGGGCGCCGGTGCCGAAGCGCCGGAACATGAACTCCGGCACGGAGCGCACCTTCGAGCCGTAGTAGAAGGGCATCATCACGACGCCGAGGAAGAGCATGGCCGGGACCGCGCCGACCCAGAAGTAGTGCACGGTCGGGATGCCGTACTGAGCCCCGTTGGCGGACATGCCCATGACCTCGACGGCGCCGAGGTTGGCCGAGATGAAGGCCAGACCCGTCACCCACGCGGGCAGCGAGCGCCCGGAGAGGAAGAAGTCGACCGAGTCGGAGACCTGTCGTCGCGCGACGACACCGATGCCGATCACGAAGACGAAGTAGGTGGCGACCAGCGCGTAGTCGACCGGGGACGCGTTGATCAGCGTCGCCTGGGCGAGTGCGGGGACCGTCGTGGTCTGGTGCACGGGGCAGCTCCTGTGAGGGTGGGGCGGTCCCGGGATGTCGCGGACCCGTCCATCCTCGTCATCCCCCGTTGTCGGCTCGCCGAAACGCCCACTGGTGGCGCGGGGGCTCCTCAGACGCGCGGGGCCAGCCGGAAGACGGGGAAGTCAGGCGCGACCTCGAGGATGCGGGCGTCGTCCGACCTGGCGGTCAGCCCCTCGACGAACTGGCCGACCTCCCAGCCCCACTTGCGCAGGTACTCCCTGATGACGGCCACGCGCTCCGGCACCGGGACCTCGGTCAGGCTCACCTGCTCGACGCGGCGTCCCACCCGCAGCTCCACCTCGCCGGCGACCCGGGCGTTGCGCACCCACTGGCTGTGGCCACGCGGGGAGACGAGGTAGCGCTCCTCGTCTAGCGTGAGCAGGTTGACGGGGGTGCTGCGGGGCGTGCCGGTCGTGCGGCCGCGGACGGTGAGCACTCGCGAGCCCATGATGCTCAGCCCGTGGCGGGTGAGCCAGGCGACGAGCGAGTTGAAGCGCAGGGTGGCGACGGTCGGAGCGACGTAGCGGGACATGGGTTCCTCCAAAGTGTGAGCACTGCTCTCGTATGCCGCAACCCTAGGGGCGACTGAAGCGCGAGTCAAGAGCAGTGCTCTCACTTTGCTAGGGTCAACTGGTGCCCACCGCCTCCGGACCCGTCCGTCCCTCTCGTGCCGAGCGCCGCGAGGAGGTCTGGGGACGCATCATCGAGAGCGGTCGCCGGCACCTCGCCGAGGAGGGGGCGGCAGCCCTGTCGCTGCGCGCGGTCACCCGAGACCTCGGGATGGTCTCGAGCGCGGTCTACCGCTACGTCGCCAGTCGTGACGACCTGCTGACGCTGCTCGTGGTCGACGCCTACACCGAGCTGGCCGACGCGGTCGACGCGGCATCCGGCTCGGCCCGAGGCGGTTTCGTCGCTCAGGTGGTCACCCTCGCGACGGCGATGCGTCGGTGGGCGCTCGCCGAGCCCGCCCGCTACGCCCTGCTCTACGGCAGCCCGGTGCCCGGCTACGAGGCTCCCGGGGAGGTGACGGTCGGGCCGGGCACCCGGGTGCTGCTGCGGCTGGTGCGGCTAATCGACGAGGGCGTGACCTCGGGGGCCGTGCCGGCCGGGGCCGGCCGGGTCGCGCTGCCCCGGGTCTTGGGCCCGGACCTCGAAGAGATCAAGGCCCAGGTCGGGGCGCAGGCCGCTGACGCCCCGACGATGGCGCGCGGGGTCTTCCTCTGGACGGC
Proteins encoded in this region:
- a CDS encoding TspO/MBR family protein, whose product is MTATLPRSLPVTGAALVTTAVVGGLGTDVRSAWYARLTKPAWEPPGWVFGPAWTTLYSLIAVASARTIDRIEDPGDRRRYQVALGINLVLNIGWTWVFFTAKRPKLALAEILLLEVSTIDLLRRSARHDPTSGALLAPYAAWVAFATTLTAAIVKRNPDA
- a CDS encoding deoxyribodipyrimidine photo-lyase, whose protein sequence is MAEPAPSVLWFRRDLRLRDHAALMAAAEQGPVTALFVLDDELLHRSGAPRTAYLLRTLRALHADLESHGGGLVVRTGRPDEVVPALSREIGATAVHISADYAPYGARRDARVAQALGEVPLVPTGSPYAVAPGRVLKGDGTPYKVFTPFYRAWSEHGWRRPADSDPAHVSWLVVDGDGIPDDPAVDAELPPAGEVAAHEAWKLFCENGLRRYPKQRNRPDIDETSRMSPHLKLGTIHPRTILADLDLAHEAYRRQICWRDFYAQVLHHWPSSAHDYLKPAFKHMQYDTGDVAAQRFSAWQRGETGYPIVDAGMRQLLAEGWMHNRVRMVVASFLVKDLHLEWTQGAQHFMDHLIDGDLANNQHGWQWTAGTGTDAAPYFRVFNPVAQGEKFDPDGDYVRRWVPQLRGIPGAAVHAPWSLPQPPDDYPAPIVDHAVERREALERLKAISGT
- a CDS encoding CPBP family intramembrane glutamic endopeptidase; the protein is MSAFDRVRRQARHIVGWLPLPITEQTPVVPSESESVISRRKRVVTAVGLTGAGLLGLSLSTKPGSGRFYLATGAVAATWTIGAFASGPLHVGRIRGRDDITRLPIVTPVMTGVAAFGTFYGLALVARQIPFLESAIGNILRFADEGDLPLVVLTTCANGIGEELFFRGALFATVGDEHPVATSTALYTAATLATRNPALIAAAAVMGTLFGVQRRASGGVQAPALTHLTWSVLMLRYLPPLFEQAIADEQDNDRHERPRG
- a CDS encoding NAD(P)H-binding protein — encoded protein: MLLVKVLVAGASGFVGRRLTPALVEAGHDVVAMTRNPGVYHGPGTAVFGDVDDESSIVTAMEGCEAAYYLVHSLDSADFETKDAQAAGSFGRAARTTGIGQIIYLGGLGDDRDDLSAHLRSRREVEQLLADAQVPVTTLRAGIIVGDEGISWELTRQLVEHLPAMITPKWVQTRTQPIAIDDVVRYLIGVLGLEGASGEAFDIGGPEVLRYATMMKRVADVQGRPLVLVPVPLLTPSLSSRWLSFVTDVDGQTARSLIDSMGNEVVVRDDSIRRLVPFEPMGYDDAVRTALAERKERLKQEDKA
- a CDS encoding aromatic ring-hydroxylating dioxygenase subunit alpha — encoded protein: MRYVKNAWYVVAWSTEVARDPVSRRVGDDPLVLFRTQDGTAVCLSDRCAHRGYPLSAGRVVGDSVECGYHGFTFGCDGVCTRVPGQSTVPGKARVRTYPLHEKDGWVWVWTGDPALADPAALPDTHWMTDPGWATVTHSYRFECRADLIHDNLLDLTHESFIHRTTVGDDYIYEHGITVEVDGTTVTVDRLMPGVEAPPLYAATMGIEGLYDRFHATQFHVPGHLTLHSGITGQGRPREEGYLIKVLNAVTPLDEHTAHYYYAFSRNFAVDDDAATEELRTGLGVVLDEDAEALRLQELALASRPPGERDRLVAQDAGVAKARHVMARLLAAESPLPTA
- a CDS encoding DUF4232 domain-containing protein, whose translation is MRHPDFLTRSTRRRLSVSGGAAVAALALVGLAACTSSGGSDTTGTVGAVGSGPMPTATLPPSTDASGSPSATSASPSSTPATTPSGGTGAPAGADQGASGLPTCQPAQTTIRIEAGQASAGHVGLRLVVSNTGTTPCVTQGYAGVSFVAPGTGKQIGAPADRAPVVPSPLIRLEPGKTAVALILVAQAANYGPTCDLTQAAGFRVYLPGTTSAAYVPYAVDACAAASVHQLSIQAFTI
- a CDS encoding sodium:solute symporter family protein translates to MHQTTTVPALAQATLINASPVDYALVATYFVFVIGIGVVARRQVSDSVDFFLSGRSLPAWVTGLAFISANLGAVEVMGMSANGAQYGIPTVHYFWVGAVPAMLFLGVVMMPFYYGSKVRSVPEFMFRRFGTGAHLVNAFSFAVAQLLIAGVNLYLLGSIIQALLGWPLWLALIVAAAVVLSYITLGGLSAAIYNEVLQFFVIIAALLPLTLIGLNRVGGYSGLKDKITAAAAAAPADAKVASADQQLHSWPGQALSSFDNPVLSVIGIVFGLGFVLSFGYWTTNFVEVQRAMATSSISSARKTPIIGAFPKMFIPFVVIIPGMVAAVLVPEIQQLKDGGSPSGGASGTVKYNDAILLLMRDILPNGLLGVAIAGLLAAFMAGMAANISAFNTVFSIDLWQRYVRPDHHDDYYLRIGRLATVGATVVAIFTAFFASSFSNVMDYIQTLFGFFNAPLFATFIVGMFWRRMTPTAGWVGLVSGTASAVAVAFLSQDAFGAASLGVIPLAGQGAAFVAAAAAFVVDVAVSVGVSLVTTPKPVSELRGLVYSETPREDLVDPQEKTFPWFRRTIPLALVALGMVVVLNTIFA
- a CDS encoding nitroreductase family deazaflavin-dependent oxidoreductase, which codes for MSRYVAPTVATLRFNSLVAWLTRHGLSIMGSRVLTVRGRTTGTPRSTPVNLLTLDEERYLVSPRGHSQWVRNARVAGEVELRVGRRVEQVSLTEVPVPERVAVIREYLRKWGWEVGQFVEGLTARSDDARILEVAPDFPVFRLAPRV
- a CDS encoding TetR/AcrR family transcriptional regulator, with amino-acid sequence MPTASGPVRPSRAERREEVWGRIIESGRRHLAEEGAAALSLRAVTRDLGMVSSAVYRYVASRDDLLTLLVVDAYTELADAVDAASGSARGGFVAQVVTLATAMRRWALAEPARYALLYGSPVPGYEAPGEVTVGPGTRVLLRLVRLIDEGVTSGAVPAGAGRVALPRVLGPDLEEIKAQVGAQAADAPTMARGVFLWTALVGAVSSEVFGHLGAETFARPEVAFEHQVRLAIAVVTDP